The Candidatus Limnocylindrales bacterium region CCATGCGCACCACCAGCGGCACCTTGACGCCGACCTGCTTGGAAGCCTCGACCACGCCTTGCGCGAGCACGTCGCAGCGCATGATGCCGCCGAAGATGTTGATGAAGACGCCCTTCACGTTCGGGTCCGAGAGAATGATCTTGAAGGCTTCGGCAACCTTCTCCGCGGTGGCGCCGCCGCCGACGTCGCAGAAGTTGGCCGGCTCTCCGCCGTGATGATGGATGATGTCCATCGTCGCCATCGCAAGGCCTGCGCCGTTGACCATGCAGCCGATGTTACCGCTCAGCGCGATGTAGGAAAGATCGAATTTCGCGGCCTGCCGCTCC contains the following coding sequences:
- the sucC gene encoding succinate--CoA ligase subunit beta (catalyzes the interconversion of succinyl-CoA and succinate); protein product: FHGIYNAYVGIDASLVEVNPLVETKSGSPLALDAKISLDDNALFRHDDIRALRDENEEDPKERQAAKFDLSYIALSGNIGCMVNGAGLAMATMDIIHHHGGEPANFCDVGGGATAEKVAEAFKIILSDPNVKGVFINIFGGIMRCDVLAQGVVEASKQVGVKVPLVVRMEGTNVEKGKQIIAESGLGIITAADMADGARRAVEAAGKLH